GGCCACAACCACAAAAGTCCATACAATCCGCCATACTTCCACACAAATCTTAGGTAGCGCCTCAGGAAAACCTTAAGGGGGTCTTAGCAACATCTCGATAGAATGCGAAGGGGAAATATGTGAGTGCGATAGAGATCATCCCGTACAGGCAAGTCTGGTTCAACCAGCTCGGGATGAACAACGAGGCTTCTGATCTCCATCAAATCACAGGAAGAACCCACAAACTTCGCAGGTCTACTGCTATATGTAGTAGAGACTGCTAAACCGTTATTGCATCCATTCCTATGCCGCAGGTGCTTCATGATCGATATGTTTGGATGCAGCGCCTAGAACGCTGGTCTGAGCAACTGCTCATTGCTGGGCTGCTGCTAGCAGCGATTGTGCTGTTGACTTGGAATGGAGGGACGCTACCCCTGCGCGACTGGGATGAAGGAACGATCGCCCAAGTAGCCCGAGAAATCTGGCGAGCCGATCCATCTGATTTTCGATGGCTATACCCTACTCTTTGGGGAGAGCCCTACTTCAATAAGCCACCGCTGATCCATAACTTCATTGCCTTGGCGTACCACATCGGTGGAGTGAATGAGTGGACGAGTCGGCTGCCTTGCGCCTTGCTAACAGCGGCATCGGTACCGATGCTCTACGCTGTGGGGCGAGAGATTTTTGTTGGCCGCTCGGCGGCAGTGTTGGGGTCGCTGGTGTATTTGACCATGCTGCCGATCGCCCGCCATGGACGGCTAGCCATGCTGGATGGAGCAGTGCTGTGCTTTTTTTTGCTGCTCGTGTGGTGCGTACTGCGATCGCGTAGAGATCCACGCTGGGCCTTGGGGATTGGTCTTGCCTTTGGTCTCATTGGCCTCACTAAGGGCATCCTAGCGCTGCTCTTGGGGGCGATCGCCTTGGTCTTTTTATGTTGGGATTCGCCACGATTGCTGACGTCGCTGTACCTTTGGGGCGGTATTGGCCTAGGGGCGACCCCGGTCATGGCTTGGTATGCAGCCCAAGGGCTCTACTACGGCGCTGATTTTCTCGAAACCCATATGCTGGGGCAGTCCTTCAGTCGGGTTTGGGAGCCGGTGGAAAACCATCAGGGACCGCCCTGGTATTACCTGCTGGAGATAGTGAAATACTGCTGGCCCTGGCTGATGTTTGTCCCGATCGCGTTGCAAACAGCGTGGCGCAGTCGAGCGATGAGTTGGGCCAAGCTGGTGTTGGTGTGGAGTGGCGGTTATCTACTGGTGATTTCGGTGATGAGCACCAAGCTGCCTTGGTATGGGTTGCCCATCTATCCAGCAATCGCCCTCGCCATTGCTGTGCCGCTGAGCCAGCTCTGGCAGCAAACCTCTCTACTCTCGGATGGTGAACGACCGCTGCGCCCTCCCCATTGGTGGGTGGGTGGCTTCGGTCTGATGGCGATCGCGGGTTGGGGAGGTGGGTTTTATTTTGGATCGTGGATGATCCCTGGAGATTCTGGTTTACAACTTACCCTCTTCTCCTTTGGCTTTACTGCAACCCTGTGCGCAATTCTCTGCCACCGAGGCGATCGCCAGTTTATTAGCATTTTGGTTTGGGGGACTTATGTATCGCTGCTGCTGTTGATGTCTACCCCCCACTGGATTTGGGAATTATCCGAAGACTATCCCGTGCAGCCAGTGGCGGCTCTGGTTCGCCAGCTCCCTGCCGATGCCGAAATTTTTACGTCACACCATGGACGACCGTCTCTGAACTTCTATAGCGATCGCCGGGTGATTCCTGCCGCCCAACCTCGGCTTGAACGCCAATGGCAGCGATCGCCCGGCACCTATTTCTTACTGGATGCCAATGCGCTACAACGTCTGGATACAACCGATGCTCAAGTATTGGGACAGGTTGACGGCTGGACATTAATGACGCGGCGGTCTACAACCCCAGTTTGGCCGCAGGGCATGGAGTCAGTCTATGCGCCAGTCCTGCCTGCTTCCCCATTGACCGATTAGTTTGCCTAGGTGCCATGCTCGATCCCCAGTCTTCTGCCACTCCCCCGGTTTTGGGCAAGATCCCCAATCATGTTCAAGATACCTACCAAGCGATCGTTCAATTGCTAGAGATGATCTGCCGTGACCATTTTGATCCTGATCTTGCAGTTTGGGGAAAGGCGATCGCCGCTGCGCTCTGTTGCCAAGCCGATGATCTGGTGATCCGTGGGCAAACCAATGTCTGGGTCTGCGGGATTCTCTATGCGATCGCGAAGGTCAATGGTTGGCTAGAGCCCGATCATCCTCGGCATCTGAGCCCGTCTGCGTTATACACAGCCTGTAGTACTAGCGCCAGCGCCACCCATCGACGATCTAAGCAGATTTGCGATCGCCTCCATCTTGCCGATGATGCCCGGTGGCAGATTCCTATCCCACCCCCTGCCGTGAACTGGATGGTGTCGGTGAACGGACTGGCTGTTGATGCCCATATCCTGCCGCGATCGCTGCAAGACCAGGCGGTGCAGCAGGGACTGATTCCTTCTCTGCCGCCGTCAGATCAAGAACTTCCCGGTACCCAACCAGGGGTTTCTTGACCATGATGCGAAATGTGTTGTTCTTTCCATGAATACTATTGCCGCGCAACATGAATAGAACAGCAGTCAATGGCGCGATCGGGTTGAGTTCATAGGGGTTGAGGTAGGAGGCGATCGCCCGTGATTCCTATCGGTTAGCATCTCCTTAAATGAGAGTTCATAACTATTTGTTGTGTTTACACCACACGCTGAAACAAATAGAAATATCTGAAAATCTTAGGAGTGACGATTATTTTTTTAGAGTCATTTAACAATGGCAAAAAAGCTAGTCTGCTCAACATCTTTCAGGGATTGTTAGAAGAATATAACGATGGATGGATCACACAGACCTGATAGAAATCGGTAGGATCAAACCATGCAAGCAATAACAGCCCACCTCATTCTTGTTGCCCCTACTGAGTAGACACCGAGACCACTATGAACGGTTGAAGCTAACTTCACCGTCCTGTATCAATCGCAACCCAGACGACCTGGAAGCCTCCTGATAGTTCCTTCTAGTCTTCATCTCAAAACCTCATCTCCAACGGTTTTAAGCCAACGAAAAGAACGGTTCTGAGTTCTTATCATCCGTAGAAGGATCGGTAGTTTCATCAGGACATTCTCATTAGATGAGTCTATCCGCAGCTTGCCTTTGCATGTTCGACGGCTAAGTTGGTACGTCTTGAGTTCGATGCAAGGTCTACTCAATCATTACAAATCATTGCCAGGAGTTATGTATGATTCGACTTCTTGTTGGAATCTTGGTTTTTGTCATCAACGTGCTCTATCGCGATCGCCCCTATCCACGTTTTTACGTATTAGAAACCGTCGCTCGTGTTCCCTACTTTGCCTATCTCTCGGTTCTGCATTTGTATGAAACCGTTGGACTGTGGCGCAAGGCGGATTGGCTCAAGGTTCACTTTGCAGAATCTTGGAATGAGCTACACCACTTGTTGATTATGGAAGACCTGGGTGGGAACGATCGTTGGATCGATCGCTTCTTGGCTCAACATGCAGCCCTGTTGTACTACTGGATTGTTGTAGGTCTCTATCTAGTAGCGCCTAAGTCGGCCTATCACTTCATGGAACTCGTGGAAGGCCACGCCTACGACACCTACGATAAGTTCCTGACGGAGAACGAAGCTGACCTCAAGGCCCAACCAGCTCCCCAGGTTGCGATCAACTACTACCGCGATGGCGATCTCTACATGTTTGATGAATTTCAAACCGCCGTTGTGGCCGAGTCTCGCCGTCCTACCGTAGACAATCTATACGACGTCTTCGTCAACATTCGAGATGATGAAGCAGAACATGTGAAAACTATGGTGGCCTGTCAGGCGGCAGATACTACCAATATGAAAAGCCCCCATGCTCCAGCTTTTGCAGCCTCGGATGCAGAGGTGGTCTTTGCCCCCGGTGAACAACGGGCTGTTGCAGAGTAGCCGTCATAGCATGAGGCTTGACCCATCATGATACAAAGCGGCATGGAGATGACTCTCCGTGCCGCTTTTGGATATTCAGCTTTCATCTCACAGGGAAACAGTCACAGGGAAACAGACTGAGGCTTTTAGATATCTTGACATGGGGTTATCTAGGAGCGATCGCCCCTAAAACTCCTGTAACGAGCCCATTCATTCAGCCCTATGGATTCCGTTCTAGCTCGGCCTTCATGCGCTCTAAGGTGAGATTCATTTGATCAAACATTTGCTGCGGTGTGATGCCAAACTGCCCTAGCTGGGTCTTCATTTGTTCAACCGTCATCTGGGCCATAAAGTCTTCGGATAGCTCGAAACGCTTCATAAAGATGCGATAGCGATCCATCACCGCTTCCATCTGCTCGATATAGAGCTTCTTGCCTTCTCGGTCAAACTTACCGTAGTCGCCACCTAAACGCACTAGCGACTGATAATCCTCGAAGAGCTGCTTTGCCTCTTGTTGAACGATGTCGGAGTCAAAAAATCCCATGGTTTGCCACTCGTTTTCTACTCACACATGCACGGCCAATCGCCTAACTCAAGCATGACGCCGCCTACATGGAGAAAGGCACCATCTACGAACTAAGCGCAATCTGGGGGTGTGGTTAACTTCATTGTAGAGGAAGTCCTTCAATGCCCCATAGGAGAAGAATGGCTGAAAACCGAACAACGATAGAATAGATTACCCCTCAAAAGATTGCCCTAGAGAGAATGCTCGGATGTTGTTGTGCTTATGCTGAGCTATCTCTAGTCTGCCTGTAGGGAGTGACAACCTGCTGATTGACTGACAAAACTCTTGCAATTTTGATGCTCTCGTAAGTTGGGTTAGCGTTAGCGTAACCCAACAGCATCTGGGCTGGTAATGGGTTTTCCATTGCCCAACCCAGTCTACGCAAAAAGATTTGTCAGTCAACCAAGACAACCTGCCTGCCGCTTGCAGGGGCGTCTCACTTGGATAATAGTACAATCACGTTTGGCTGATGGCTTCGGTAAAACCTTCCCCGTCTCGTTCATTTTGGCAACCTCTCGATCGTGCAGCGATCGCCCTGATGCTGGTGCTGATGGTCTTGGTTGCCTTGCTGCTGCTTAAGGGCGATCGCGCTGCTCCACGGGTGCGCAACTTTAGCTGGCAAGACCGCTCCGTTGGTGCCAGCGACATTGCCTTTACGCTGACCTTCAGCCGCCCGATGAACCACCGTAGTGTGGAAAATAATCTGCGCATTGAGCCGCCACTCTCAGGGCGGGTGAGTTGGGCTGGGCGGCGCATGGCCTACACCCTCAATGATCCTCTTCCCTACGGCAATAGCTTTGAAGTGAGTTTGCAAGGAGCTTACGATTTATTTAGCGATCCTGATGATCGTCGCACCCAACTTCGTCCTTTTGTGGGGCAGTTTCAAAGTCGCGATCGCGTCTTTGTATACTTAGGCATAGAAGGGGAAGAACGCGGGCGCTTGGTGATGCAAAACCTCACCCGCCGTAGCCGGACGATTCTCACGCCAGACCATCTAACCGTGCAAGATTTTCGTCCCTATCCCAACAGCGATCGCATCCTGTTCTCTGCCGCTGAGCGATCGGATGCGTCTAATGTGGCTGGTTTGAAGATCTACACCGTGACCACGGGGATTGCCTATGACGTCCCGGATCAATTTTTTGACAACGATACCCGTCGTCCCCAACCTCAGGAGTCAGCAGGGGTTATCCGCGAGGTGTTGGGGAATGACAATTACCAAAACCTCAAGTTTGATCTATCGGCTGATGGTCAAACCATTGTGGTGCAGCGGATTAATCGTACAGATCCAGCAGATTATGGTCTTTGGATCATCCGTGAGGGTGAGGCGGCAGAACCCCTACCGGGAGAACCAGGGGGCGATTTTTTGATCACGCCTGATAGTGAAGCGATCGCCGTTCTGCAAGGAGAAGGGACGGCAATTCGCCCCATTGAGGAAGAGTCTATACCTGAGGATTCTGCGTCTAGCTCGGAGTCGGCTCCAGAACCCTTAGATTTTCTGCCCCAGTTTGGCCGAGTGCTCAGCTTTTCTTCAGATGGATCGGCGGCTGCCATGGTGCGGTTTAATCCCAACTTCACAGAGTCGTTGTTTATCGTCACCAACCAAGGCGATCAAACCGAGTTGCTAACCACCAACGATGGCGGCAAGGTGCGGATGGCGCAGTTTAACGCTCAGAAAACGATCCTCTATGCCTTAATTACCCGAGCCTTGCGCCTATCTGATCCCAATGCCAATGAGGCGGCTATTGTTCCCGGTGAGATTTATGTGGAACAGCCCTATCTGGTTGCTCTTTCCCTCGACTCGGGCGATCGCACTGATTTGCTAGAACTTCCCATCCAGCAGGATGTTCAGATGAGTCTATCGCCAGACAACTTCAGCATTTTGTTTGATCAGGTGACGCCTTCTGCCGAGGACGCTGGGAATCCCAACGTTCTGCGCGGGCAAGATGGGCGGGCGATCGCCGATAGTCAACTATGGCTGTTGCCCTTATCCCAGAATGACGATGGTGTGCCGGTACCCTTAGAGCCAGAACCGTTACTGTTGCCGGGGCTACGTCCTCGCTGGTTACCCTAGGGCAGCTCGACGACCTGCGGGGCAGGCGTAGAGGTATACAAACGGTCGTCTTGAACCAGGGTATGCACCTGCCATAGGGCGATCGCGTCCGGGTAATCTCGTCGGTAGTGACCGCCTCGGCTCTCGGTGCGAAAGGCGGCGCTTTTGAGGATGAGGCTGGCAATATCTAGCAGATTGCGCAATTCACCCCAGGTTTGCAGGGTGGCAATCTTAGAGGGATCAATGGCAATGGAGCTGTGGGATATCTGGGGCAAAGCGGTGTTGAGCAGCCATTGACTTAAGGCATGGTGATTAAACTGCTGGCGCAAAGCAGCGACTTGGGCGATCGCCTGATCGAGACTTGATTGCTCACGACAAATGCCCGCGTGACTCCAAACCCATTGCTGTAGATGCGATCTCCACTCATGGAAGTCCGATAGCGCTGCATCGATCGCTGCTGCCTCCTGTAGAGGTTGTTCATCCCCAGGGCGATCGCGCCAAGGGGGCGGCAAGGGCAGATGGGCCATGTTGTGGCCAAACACGACGCATTCCAGCAGGGAGTTGCTGGCTAGGCGATTGGCACCATGCACTCCGGTACTGGCGGTTTCTCCTACGGCATAGAGTCTAGAAATGGAGGTGGCGCTCTCTAAATTCGTCAACACCCCTCCCATCCAGTAGTGAGCGGCGGGAGCTACCGGGATCGGCTGGGTGAACACATCAATGCCATAGCTCTGGCAGCGCTGGATGATAGTGGGAAAGCGACGCTGAATCACCTCCGGTGCAATCGGGCGTAGATCGAGCCATACGTGAGGAATGGAGCGATCGCCACGCTGACTTGCCTGGATGGTTTGTTGCTGCAGATGTTGATAAATCGACCGGCTGACAATATCTCGGGAGGCCAATTCTCCCGCCGGATGATAGTCAAACATAAACCGATGACCGTGCTGATCGAGCAAATGGGCTCCTTCCCCTCGTACGGCTTCGCTGATCAAGAAATGGGGCGCGCCCAGTTTCATCAAGGCTGTGGGATGAAACTGCATAAATTCCAGATCCCGCAGGATTGCGCCAGCTCGCCAGGCCATGGCCACGCCATCACCGGTACTGGCTGGAGGATTGGTCGTTTGGGAAAAAACCTGCCCGCCGCCCCCGGTGGCCAATACCACCACGGCTGCTTCAATGGCTTGAAGGACGCCATTATGGAGAGCGATCGCTCCTTGGCACTCACCGGTCTCAGGATTCAGCCACAGATCAAACACGAAGGTGCCGGAGAGGACTTCTATATTGGGGCGTTGGTAAACATGGCGCGTTAGCGTCACCACCACTGCCCGCCCCGTGGCATCCGCTGCATGGAGCACCCGCGGCCGGCGATGGGCGGCTTCTAAGGTCAAGGCAGGGCGATCGCCGGATTGGTCAAAAGCGACCCCTAGCTCCAGCAACGATTCAATGCAGTCTGGCGCTTGGTTCACCAAATAGCGCACCGCATCTAAATCGCAAAGCCCTGCTCCGGCATTGAGCGTGTCTTCTAGGTGCAGTTGCACAGAGTCATCACTGGCGATCGCGGCGGCAATCCCCCCCTGAGCCCAGTCACTCGCCGACTGCAATAGCGTCTCTTTGGTAATCAACCCCACCCGGTAATGCCGGGGCAAACACAGTGCGGAATAGAGTCCGGCCGCCCCCCCACCAATCACCAAGACATCGAAACGCTGGGGCTGCACTTGTTGGGGCACGAGGGTCATCCTTGTTCAATGAAATCTTAAAGATATGTTAACGATGATGAATCTAACTGGAAACCCATAGCTATGGCCAGTTTAGTTAAGGCATGTCCTAAAATGTTCAAACCTTGGAGCATTTCCATGTTTTTTGGAGGCCTTAACCCATGGGGCTATGGGAGGTCATCAGATTGAGGCTGGATATAATCAAATGCCCATGCCGATACGACATGAGCATTCATGATGCTTATAGAACCTGGCTACTGGCTACAAAAGCAGGCGATGGAGTCGCTTTTCTGTTTTTAGAGCCGAGGAACATGGAATCGTGATGGGGGCAGACATGGCGTTAACCTGACCAACCTCTACCCCACATCAAACTACGTCAGCTAACAGGTCAGCCTCAAGCAGACTAACCGCCATACACTCCATTGTTGAAGCGATCGCCTCCTTCTACCAAGGCAGCATCTGGATCTGACACGGTGAAATTATCCAGATTGGCCTTCAAAATTTCAATTTGACGCTCGCTGAGCCCTGGCATTTTTAGCACATCCTCAACCGTCTCAAACGGTGCATTTCGGAGGATTTTGCTAGCAATGGTGGGGTATAAACCTGGGTATTGGGTAAATGCGCGAACGTTGGTGTTGTTAAGGTCGATCTTTTTGCCAAACTCGGTGGCGAGTTTATCATCAACAGAGTTTCTTAACTCGGCTGCTAAAACCGGTGATGACGTCCAGGATACAGGTGCCAGGTTGGCGGCAAACGCCGGCTGGGGCACTCCTAGCCAACTCAGGCAACTTAGCAACAATCCTACTATCATCAACGCGCCAACCAGTCGTTTCATGGGTTAGATCCCTCCCAGTATGAATTTATCGGCAATATATCAATTCAGTGTGATCACTTACAACGTCGCCTCTCTACTGGCAGCAACGCCGGCACGACCCAATGGGATTTACACCTCATGGGGGTGCGATCGCACTTAATTAGAGACTACCACTTTCGATCCCCCAATTTTTAAGGATTCCTGAAGGACTTTTAAGGAGCTTGTAGGTAGAAATCGATGAGAGCTGCTGAGATTCAAGGTGACCTCACCTAAGCTCTTAACGGTAGCCGTTGATTCGCAGGAATTTGTCTAAATCGGCGAAAAAACTGGCATAGGTAATGGTTGGTACGTCGTATCCTTTCAGCTCCACCTTGCGCTGCTGAAAGAGCTCAGTATGTTGCATCGACTCTGCTAGATATTTGTAGGTGACTTCGCCGAGGGCGACGTCCATGCCTATTTCCTTGGTTGCCGATTCAAGACGGAACGCAGCATTCACCGTATCCCCTAGGGCCGTATAGTCGGGGCGATCGCCGGTGCCAGTATTGCCAACCATGGCGTAGCCTGTGTTCACGCCAGCCCCCACTCGTACCGGAAAGGGTAAGGGATAGCGCTCGTGGAGCTGGCTGGTCATCTCATGGAGGGCGCTGAGAGCTTGGGCAATCCGAATCATTTCACTATGGTCCACTTCCTGGGATCCGTGAATCCAGACCGCCATAATGGCATCGCCGATATATTTATCAACCCAACTGCCATACTCCCGAATGATGTCTCCGGCGCGGCGAAACCAGGTGCCGATCACCTCCGACAGAATTTTCTCATCGAGCTGGCGTGTCATCACCGTGTAGTCTCGAATATCGACCACTAAGACCGAGATCAGCCGACGCACATGGAGGGTAGCTGTTGCTGTAAAGTCTTGGGAACTGTCACCTGCCTTTGCATCCGGAAGGGGATCGCTGGATGGACAGTAAAACTCAAGCTCGGTTTGCCCAAAGGTGAGGCCATCGCCATTCCGCAAGGTGACGGGCACGGTAACGCGTCGGCCGTTGACAAACGACCCGTTGCGACTGCCGAGATCGATCAGGTAGAAATCACCTGTCTCCATTTGCTGGAGCATGGCATGATTCCGAGAAATCCAGCGATCCGGCAACACAAAGTTGTTATCGTCTCCTCGACCTACAGTCCAGCAGCTTGTGCCAGTCAGAGAGAGATAACGGTTGCCGGACTCTGTCCGTAGGATGAGATGGGGAACAAGTTGTGAATCCACTACAGACAACTATAAAACCACTGAGCTATCCCTATGATGTATCCTAAGGCACCCGTCTGCGGTCAGCATGACATTCCATTAAGGTCAGAAGTCCAAGCCGTACCGACCGAAATTATAGTTCTGATCCGGAGGATTGTACGAACTGAGTTGGGGCATCTGCTTGGTATCGGGCTGACTCCCAGACTAAACTGTCTCAGAGTACTTCAATCATATCTTCACTCAGGCGGCGATCGCAGCGATCAAAAAGAGTCCGTCTACTAACAATGTACTGAGCACAGCCCCCCCAAACGCCCAAGTGTAGTGTCGTTGGAGATGTAGGGGCATGTAACCAACAAAGATCAAAATTCCCACAAGTGCCATGCCTAAGGCTACCCCCCATGGAGTAGTAATGCGAGCCAATGCACCCTGAAAGATGGAATGTAGCTCGTCGGGGTTAGCGCGCATCACCTGTCGCCAAGCCGGAACGACATCGCATAGATAAAAGTATAGGTCTGTGACGACCGTCCCAAAGAGGGAGCCTAGATAGAACCAACTGCCTACGATCGCCTGACGGCGCATTAAGCAAATCACAGCTAGGGGAAGGGCGATCGCTTCAATGGGAAGATGCCAAAGGGGCTCCCAGCGCATCCATCCCCAATAGATGGATCCGGCAAACCACGTCCAGGTAAAGCCCACCAGCAGGTCTCCCCAAAGTCGGGTACGCTCTCGCTGACAGAGCCATAGGGCTAGACCTAGCCATGCTGCTGTTAGGGCCATGCTCAGCTCAGGCTGCCAGCGCACCAAGGACGCTTGAAACAAAACCGGCACGGACACTAAAAAAACTGCCCCGAGGAATACAGGCCAGGGGGATGATAGGTGCCAGCTTGCTTTTGGACTTGCATCAACAAGGGGCAATGCCGAGTCAGTGGGCACTACGGCTTCAATGACATTGGTGTAAGGCTCTGTAGGAAACAAAGTTTTATTAAGCAGTCAGTTCATCTTTTTTAACGTATCACATCTATATCCTCTGGGGGGGCATCTTAACTACAAGTTCCAAAAGTTCTTGAGTTGCCCTCGGCTCATAGGCTATCTCCATTGAGCCAGGTTGGGATTGAGGAGCAGCATCTTTTTAGATTCTCGTCTAGCGGTCATCATCCCTAGGCGATCGCAAGATGTTCTCATAATCGCCATCAAGGCATGGTTGTTGATTCATGGTGATCAAGGCATAGTCATAGCTGACGCTAGAGGGGAAGAAATTCGAGGCATTACTGAATCGCGATAGGATTTGCGCTAGTGAGCCGTGAGTGAGACGCTCACACTAGCAATTCATTCACCATCAAGTCGTGGGAGCATCTTGCTCCCACGACTTGATGGTGTATCTTCATGCAGCAACACCAGATTCAAAA
The Candidatus Obscuribacterales bacterium DNA segment above includes these coding regions:
- a CDS encoding alternative oxidase, whose amino-acid sequence is MIRLLVGILVFVINVLYRDRPYPRFYVLETVARVPYFAYLSVLHLYETVGLWRKADWLKVHFAESWNELHHLLIMEDLGGNDRWIDRFLAQHAALLYYWIVVGLYLVAPKSAYHFMELVEGHAYDTYDKFLTENEADLKAQPAPQVAINYYRDGDLYMFDEFQTAVVAESRRPTVDNLYDVFVNIRDDEAEHVKTMVACQAADTTNMKSPHAPAFAASDAEVVFAPGEQRAVAE
- a CDS encoding DUF3120 domain-containing protein, with the translated sequence MFPTEPYTNVIEAVVPTDSALPLVDASPKASWHLSSPWPVFLGAVFLVSVPVLFQASLVRWQPELSMALTAAWLGLALWLCQRERTRLWGDLLVGFTWTWFAGSIYWGWMRWEPLWHLPIEAIALPLAVICLMRRQAIVGSWFYLGSLFGTVVTDLYFYLCDVVPAWRQVMRANPDELHSIFQGALARITTPWGVALGMALVGILIFVGYMPLHLQRHYTWAFGGAVLSTLLVDGLFLIAAIAA
- the psbU gene encoding photosystem II complex extrinsic protein PsbU, giving the protein MKRLVGALMIVGLLLSCLSWLGVPQPAFAANLAPVSWTSSPVLAAELRNSVDDKLATEFGKKIDLNNTNVRAFTQYPGLYPTIASKILRNAPFETVEDVLKMPGLSERQIEILKANLDNFTVSDPDAALVEGGDRFNNGVYGG
- a CDS encoding adenylate/guanylate cyclase domain-containing protein, coding for MDSQLVPHLILRTESGNRYLSLTGTSCWTVGRGDDNNFVLPDRWISRNHAMLQQMETGDFYLIDLGSRNGSFVNGRRVTVPVTLRNGDGLTFGQTELEFYCPSSDPLPDAKAGDSSQDFTATATLHVRRLISVLVVDIRDYTVMTRQLDEKILSEVIGTWFRRAGDIIREYGSWVDKYIGDAIMAVWIHGSQEVDHSEMIRIAQALSALHEMTSQLHERYPLPFPVRVGAGVNTGYAMVGNTGTGDRPDYTALGDTVNAAFRLESATKEIGMDVALGEVTYKYLAESMQHTELFQQRKVELKGYDVPTITYASFFADLDKFLRINGYR
- a CDS encoding DUF6398 domain-containing protein, which produces MLDPQSSATPPVLGKIPNHVQDTYQAIVQLLEMICRDHFDPDLAVWGKAIAAALCCQADDLVIRGQTNVWVCGILYAIAKVNGWLEPDHPRHLSPSALYTACSTSASATHRRSKQICDRLHLADDARWQIPIPPPAVNWMVSVNGLAVDAHILPRSLQDQAVQQGLIPSLPPSDQELPGTQPGVS
- a CDS encoding DUF1825 family protein, translating into MGFFDSDIVQQEAKQLFEDYQSLVRLGGDYGKFDREGKKLYIEQMEAVMDRYRIFMKRFELSEDFMAQMTVEQMKTQLGQFGITPQQMFDQMNLTLERMKAELERNP
- the nadB gene encoding L-aspartate oxidase, whose protein sequence is MPQQVQPQRFDVLVIGGGAAGLYSALCLPRHYRVGLITKETLLQSASDWAQGGIAAAIASDDSVQLHLEDTLNAGAGLCDLDAVRYLVNQAPDCIESLLELGVAFDQSGDRPALTLEAAHRRPRVLHAADATGRAVVVTLTRHVYQRPNIEVLSGTFVFDLWLNPETGECQGAIALHNGVLQAIEAAVVVLATGGGGQVFSQTTNPPASTGDGVAMAWRAGAILRDLEFMQFHPTALMKLGAPHFLISEAVRGEGAHLLDQHGHRFMFDYHPAGELASRDIVSRSIYQHLQQQTIQASQRGDRSIPHVWLDLRPIAPEVIQRRFPTIIQRCQSYGIDVFTQPIPVAPAAHYWMGGVLTNLESATSISRLYAVGETASTGVHGANRLASNSLLECVVFGHNMAHLPLPPPWRDRPGDEQPLQEAAAIDAALSDFHEWRSHLQQWVWSHAGICREQSSLDQAIAQVAALRQQFNHHALSQWLLNTALPQISHSSIAIDPSKIATLQTWGELRNLLDIASLILKSAAFRTESRGGHYRRDYPDAIALWQVHTLVQDDRLYTSTPAPQVVELP
- a CDS encoding glycosyltransferase family 39 protein — translated: MPQVLHDRYVWMQRLERWSEQLLIAGLLLAAIVLLTWNGGTLPLRDWDEGTIAQVAREIWRADPSDFRWLYPTLWGEPYFNKPPLIHNFIALAYHIGGVNEWTSRLPCALLTAASVPMLYAVGREIFVGRSAAVLGSLVYLTMLPIARHGRLAMLDGAVLCFFLLLVWCVLRSRRDPRWALGIGLAFGLIGLTKGILALLLGAIALVFLCWDSPRLLTSLYLWGGIGLGATPVMAWYAAQGLYYGADFLETHMLGQSFSRVWEPVENHQGPPWYYLLEIVKYCWPWLMFVPIALQTAWRSRAMSWAKLVLVWSGGYLLVISVMSTKLPWYGLPIYPAIALAIAVPLSQLWQQTSLLSDGERPLRPPHWWVGGFGLMAIAGWGGGFYFGSWMIPGDSGLQLTLFSFGFTATLCAILCHRGDRQFISILVWGTYVSLLLLMSTPHWIWELSEDYPVQPVAALVRQLPADAEIFTSHHGRPSLNFYSDRRVIPAAQPRLERQWQRSPGTYFLLDANALQRLDTTDAQVLGQVDGWTLMTRRSTTPVWPQGMESVYAPVLPASPLTD